TAACTTCCGATTAGTATGATTAATCGGAAGTTAATGGAATCCGGACTCATGGGAGTCGCCTATGCCAGATACCGCAATCCAAAATCCAAAATCGCCTCACCCCTCGACCGTCCAGATCTGCACCTGGCTCAGACCGATGTCCGCCAGCCAGCGGCCGTCCGGGCTGATGGCGACGACCATGCCCCGGTGGCGGCTCAGGTCGCCATCAGGGTCCGGGATAATGGTGCGCGACTCTTTGAACGTTTGTTCGTGAACGAGGCGCCACGCGCCAGCGGCGCAGGTGCGGATGGTCGCGCCGCCGACGGTCAGCAGTCCGCCATCGGGGCTAAAGGCCAGGCTCTCTGACGGCCCGCGCTGGAGGGCCTGGACCACCTCCTGGCGTTCCGCGTCCAGCAACCAGACCCCGAGCGGCGCGGCGGTCACGGCCAGGTAGCGCCCATCAGGGCTGAAGGCCAGCGTTCCGGCAACCAGCGCGTCCGGATCATCAACGCGGATCACTCCACCCGGCGTCGGCTCGCCACATTCCAGAGCTGGACCTCCGGCCCGTTGGGGAAGCGTTGCTCCGTCACGGCCAGAATGCGCCCATCGGGGGAAAAGGCGATGCCTATCGGAGCGATGGAGGCCTCTGCGGGCCAGCACGTCAGGGTTCCCTGCGGCAGACCCGCTTCGATCGCATAGAGCCGGACGGCGCCCCGGCTGCCGACGGCCAGCGTCGCGCCGTCGGGACTCACGGCCAGATAGCCGCCGTCGGGAATATTGCAGATTGCAGGAAGTCTGGTATGCTCGGAAGACGGCGCTCCACCATCCGAAATGCAAGTTTGAACCTTGCTCCCCGCCACCGTCGCCAGCCTGCTCGCCGCTGAGGAACGCATCACGTTCGCCCTGCTGTTGGGCTCCTTCGCCAGAGGGCAGGCCGGCCCGTTGAGCGACGTGGATATCGGCATCTACGTGTCGCGCCCGCTCGACCTGCCGGAGCCTGGGCGGTTGACAGTTGCCAGCCGGCACAATCTGGACGCGCCGGCCAGCTACGCTGAATGCGTCGATCTGCTGAGCTGCGCCGAGTACCTGGACGAGGAGCTTGCCGGCGCGGTTGCAAGCATGGTTGGCCTGCGCAACCTCCTGGTGCGCGAGTATGTCCGGGTCGATCCCGAGCGTTTGTATGCCCTGTTGAGCCGGCTTGACGACTTCCGGCGGTTTATCGCGCAGATCCAACCTTATGTCTAATCAAGGCGAGGGGCAGGGAGGGCGAAACCCTCCCTGCCCCTCGCCGTTCATGCAGGGGCGCGGGGAACCCCTTGCAGGTGCAGGGTTTTCCGGCGCATCCTCGCGTCACATTCGCCATCCGGGGCATTGCGACGACCAACTCCCCCCTCTCCCGCTCAGGGAGAGGGGGGCAGGGGGGGTGAGGACCGTACGCGCATTGGAATGCCGGAAGCCCATTCTCCCTCGAAAACCCCTACAACCTGTGAGGCGGGAAACCCCAGGGTTCCCCGCGCCCTCACGCCTTACGCCTCCCAGCCGACGCCGGGAACCCAGCGGGCCGCGCCGGTCCCTTCGGGGTCCAGGGCGAAGAGCCGGAGCCAGCCGTTCTCCACCAGGTCGCGCACGACGGCGTGCTGCTGCATCACCGCCTCAATGCGCTCGCGCGGAGCCTCGACCAGCACCTGCAGGCGCAGCGGCTCGTGGTACCAGCGCCCGTCCGGGCCCTGCACCGACTGCAGCGCCAGGCCCGTCCGCAGGTCGCCGCCGTTGCCCAGCACCACGCCCAGGGTCCCGACGCGGTTGTGGATGGTCTTGGTGCCGCAGCCGAAGTGGGCGTTGTCCACAGTGGAGCCGAAGTACTGGAGGTTGATCCACGAGGCCACCACCACCGGCGCGGTGAGGATCAGGGTCAGGATGGAGTTGTCGGGGTCGGTGGTCCAGTCGTACTCGTGGAGGAAGGCGCGCCCCTCCAGACACACGCCACGGGTGCGGGCGCGCCGCGCGGCGATGAAGGCGGCGTTGCGGGCCAGCGCCCACTCGGGGCGGACCTCCGACCAGTCGCGGGCGCGGCGGCGGATCTGGCGGCTGACCAGCTCCGGGTCGCCCTGGGCGATGCCGAGGGCCCGGGCGCGCTCCAGGCGGGTGGCGACCGCCGCCTCGCTAAGCCAGGCGCGCAACTGCTGCAGATCGGACTGGTGGCTGGCGGGGAGCCGGTCGGTGTCGAGCAGGCGCACCTCATCGGTGCTGGTGTCGTGGACGCCAGCGACGAAGTACGTATCCTCCGGCACGGCGAAGCCGCGCTCCGGCAGCCGCGCGCGCACCTGGGGATCGTTGAGCACCGCAGCGGCGATGCGGGCGTTGAGCGCCCCGCCGTGCCCGCCGCAGGCCCCGCAGTCCAGACCGGCCTGGTGGGGGTTGTTCTCGCTGCATCCCTCGTGGCCGGCCAGGAGGACGAGGCGGCCGTAGCGCTGGCGCAGGCCCATGTTCTTGAGGATCAGCGCCGCCATGTCGCAACGTTGCTCCACAGTGAGGCCGCTCACCCCGTCGGAGTCGAGAATGAAGGGAACCTGCCCCTCGTCCTCGCGTGGCGCGGTCAGCCGGGTGAGGGCGTCGCCGATGAGGCCCACGGCGTAGCCCAGGCCCAGCGTCTCGACAAAGGCGAAGGCCGACGACGGAGCAGTGGTCAGCTTCTTCAGCGCGCTGCGGCCCTCCCAGACCGGCGCGGGCGCCTGGGCGCGAATGTGCACGGCCGGCTTGAGCAACACCGGGCAGCGGGCGCTCGACCCGGCGGGCGTCTGCCAGTCGAGGAAGACGGCGAAGAAGCCGGCGAAGCCGAGGGTTTCGATGGCGGACGAGCGCGCCTCCAGGTGGCGGCGCAAGATCTCCGAGCGCACGTCAATGCAGAAGACCGCCTGCACCGCCGGGCGCGTTTCGGGCGGCGCCGGCGGAGGCTGCAGGGCGCCCAGCAGGCGCCGGGTATAACCGTTCTCCAGGGCCTCCTGGAAGATCACCCGCACCGACTCGTCCTCGATGCTCGGAGCGTCGGTGGGAGCGATGGCGTGATCGGCCGTGCGCGGCTCCATGCGGGCCAGGGCCGCGTCGGTGCAGACGCGGATCGCCAGCAGGTCGAGCACCGGCCCGGCCTCATTATCGCCCGCGGCCCAGACCTCGCGGCGCAGGTAGGAGGCCCAGCCGAAGATGCCGCCCAGGAGCCGGTAGAGGTAAGCCTGGCGCTCCTCGGGGCTGACCTGGAGATCGGCCAGCACGCTCTCGATGGCCGCCAGCGGATCGGCGGGCAACTGCGCCACCCAGGCGCGCCAGCCCCGCAGGCCGCGGATCTCCAGCGAGCGATCCACCTGCGCCGCCTCGCGCCAGGAGGCGTACAGCCCTGCCGGCTGCGGGGCGCGCCCCCAGGCCGGCCCGTCGGCGGGGATCTGCGCCGCGCACCAGGCGGCGGCGTAGCGGATGGCGCGCTCATTCCAGTGCGTGCCATGCACCCGGTCATACCGCTCGGCGAAGGTCAGTACCACGCCCGCCCGACGCAACGGCGGGGGCGCCGCACCGTCGAGGATCGCCGCAAGCAGCGCGGGGTCCTGGTCGGCCCGTTGCGCGGCCAGTTCCAGATCGGCCATGGTGAAGGCCCCGGCGCGCCAGCGCTCGCGGTAATAGGCGATGTCCGGCAGCACCCGCGCTCCCAACCCGTCGCGGATCTGGCGGGCGGCTTCGTCAATCGGCTGGCCAGCGAAACCCAGGAAGGGGTTCACGGCCACGTAGTTCTCCAGATCCCACAGCGGCGGAATGCGTCGGCACACGGCCAGAACATCCTCCAGCACCGACGGCGCGACGTAATCAATCTGCGCGGTATCAACCAGCTTTAGCACACGCGGCTCCTTTCAAGTGACAAGTGATGCGTGACGAGTGATGCGTGAGAGCCTGTCCGGACACCTGCGGCGCGGGGAACGCGGGGTTTCCCACATCCCCGGGCTGCGCCCTCCCGGAATGCCAGTGACAGGCTCTACGCGGCATTACAGGCGCCGGGCGTCAGGCAACGCGGGAGCGCCCCAGACCCGCTCGACCAGGCGATCAGCGATAGCGCCGAAGTAGAAGCCGTGCAGGGCGTGGACGTAGAAGGCCCGTCCGGCGGCCGTCCGGCCCAGAGCCGGCAGCAGGCCGTAGACGATCCCCAGGATGAGGAAGACTACCACCGGGATGACCGCCGCGATCCAGGCCAGGGGGCCGGCAGGCGCGGGCTGGTCGCCAAACACCGGGGCGAAGAACTGCGCCGCCCCTTCGTAGAGGCCGAAGGCAAGCATAGCTGCCGCCAGCGTTCCGGCCAGGGCTACCAGGGCCGGCGCGAGAGCGCCGGCAGCGGGAGAGCGCGGGGCCTGGAAGCAGGCCACCCAGAGCTGCCCGATCGCCAGGGCCAGGATGGCCGAGAGCGCCAGCTTGCCGGGCGACTGGAAGGGGCCAAAGCCGGTGATGATGCTGGCCAGGGCCAGGGCGGGAATGGCCGCCAGCGTGCCGATCACCGCCAGCAGCACGGTCTGGCCGGGGGCCAGTTTGGGGGCGGGCGCCGTGCGCCGGGGCAAATCGCCGGTGCGGAGGAACGCCCAGGCCTTGTAGCAGCCGTGCCCCACCAGGTGCAGGATGGCCGCGGGGAAGGCCGCCAGCCCGATCTGCACCATCATGAAACCCATCTGACCAACGGTGGACCAGGCCAGGACGCGCTTCACATTGGTCTGGGCCCACATCGCCAGCATACCCAGGGCCGCGGTGAGCGTTCCTACCACCACCAGGTTGAGAAGGGCCAGCGGCGACTGGACGATCAGCGGCGCGAAGTGAAGCAGCAGCACACCGCCGCCGTTGATGATCCCCGCGTGCATCAGCGCCGACACGGGCGTAGGGGCCTCCATCGTCTCAGGGAGCCAGCTATGGAAGGGAAACTGGGCCGACTTGGTGAGCGCGCCGGTCACTACGAGCACGGCGACCACATCAAGAGCCATAGGCCATGGCGCCGGGTCGTTAAGGCGCGCCAGGAACACGTTCAGGTCGAGGGTGCCCCACTGCCAGAAAATGATGGCGATAGCGGCGATAAGGGCCACATCGCCGAGCCGGCTGATCAGGAACTTCTTCCGCGCGGGAGGGAAGGCCTCGTACCGGTCACGGTAGTAGGTCAGGAGTTGATGCAGGCCAAGGCTGGTAAGCAGCCAGGCGACGAAAAGCACTACCAGGTGCGTGGCGAAGACGAACGTGTAGGCCGCCAGCACCGTGAAGGCCAGCCAGCGGAGGAAGCTCCGCTGCCGCGGTTCGCCGTCGAGGTAGCGCAGGGCGAAGCGGTAGACCACGACACCCACCAGAGCCACGAGCAAGCTGATGGTGGCGCTCAGGCGGTCGAGGGTAAGTCCGGCGAAGGTCTGCGGCTGCGGATTGAACGCCTGGGCGACGAACATCGCCGCGGAGAGAGCGGCGAGCGCGGTGAGCAGCGGCAGGAGCGCGCGTTCCTGCCATCCGGCCTGTCGATCGTGCATACAGATCTCCTTGGTGAACGGTAGCGGTTCGTTCCAGATACGTTAAATATATCACGAAATCTATTTCGTATATCTCTGGAACAGGTAGTCCTGGAGACCCCAGATGGACGGGGGGCCTACCCGTCTGGGTAGAGGAGGGCCAAAGCAGCGGCAGCGCCGCTGCTTTGGCCCTGCCGATCCCCAGACTCCAATATGTTTCGTTGGTTTTGGTGGTTACGCCGCCAAAACCAACGAAACATGATCTCTCAGGCGGCGTAGCCGCCCTAACCTCCCCGCCGGAGCCGGATGTCGCATCGGCCCTGACCCTCCCCGGAAATCCGCTTCACCGATACATGCAGATGCTATAATCTGAACCGGAGACGCAGCGCAAAACGTTATGTCTACCGAAAGCGCCATCGAGACCGAGAACCTCACCAAGCGCTACGGCGCACGCCTGGCCGTGGACGGGTTGAGCCTGCGCGTGGCGCGGGGGGAGATCTTCGGCCTGCTGGGGCCGAACGGAGCGGGCAAGACGACCACCATCGCCATGCTGCTAGGCCTGGTGCGTCCCAGCGCCGGGCGCGCCCTGGTGCTGGGGCATGACGTGCAGGCCGACCCGGTGTCCGCTCTGCGCCGGGTGGGAGCGATGATCGAGACCCCGGCGTTTTACCCCTACCTCAGCGGGTATGACAACCTGCGGGTGCTGGCGCATACGGGCGGGCTGCCTGCGGAGCGCATTGGCGCCGCCTTGCAGGCGGTGGAACTGACCGACCGCGCGCGCGACCGGGTGCGGGTCTACTCCCAGGGCATGCGCCAGCGACTGGCCATCGCCGCAGCGCTGTTGCCCGATCCCGAACTGATCATCCTCGACGAGCCGACCAACGGCCTCGACCCCGCCGGCACCGCCGAAATCCGCGCCCTGATCCGCCGTCTGGCCGCGGGAGGGCGCACCATCGTCCTGTGCTCGCATATCCTCTCAGAGGTGGAGCAACTCTGCGGGCGGGTGGCCATTCTGAAGGCGGGCCGGCTGGCGGCCGAGGGCGCAGTGGCCGACTTGCTGCGCCGCGAGCGCGGCCTGCGCCTGCGGGTGGAGGGCGACCCGGATCGGGCCGCCGCGCTGCTGGCGGCGCTTCCCTGGGTGCGCGCCGTGGAGCGCGAAAACGGAGCCTTGCTGGTGGACGCGCCCGTGGAGCGCGCGGCCGAACTCAACACCTACCTGACCCGCGCCGGGGTGCTGGTGGCCGAGATCGGCGTGCATACGAGCAACCTGGAGCAGTTCTTCCTTGAGGTTACTAGCGATACATAGGCAATGTTACGCAACCTGTTTGCCGCTGAGTGGTTGAAGCTGCGGAAGCGCCCGCTCGCCTGGGTGCTGCTGGCTGCCTTTCTGGCGCTGCTCACGTTGAACCTGGGACTCTGGGCGCTGGTGATTGCCCTGCAGGAAGGCGCGTTGAGCGGCGGCCGCGTGCGGGTTGAGGTGTTAAACCCCGCGCAGACGGCGCAGATCGAGCGCCAGTTGAGCTTTCCAGGGGTCTTCGGGGCGGTGCTGGGTCAGATGAACAGCGTCGGCGGCATTCTGGCGGTGATTCTGGCAGCCGGCGCGCTGGGGAGCGACTTCGGCTGGGGCACGCTGCGCGCGCAACTCATCCGCTCACCGGCGCGGGGCCTGTATCTGCTGGCGAAACTGCTCGCGCTCTTGCTGGCTCTGGTGTGCGGCATCCTGGCGGGGCTGGCCGTAGGATGCCTCATCGCCGCCGCCGCCAGCGCGGCCCTGGGTCTGTCCTCAAGCCTCGGCGGGCGCGATCTGCTGGCCCTGGGCGTGGGGATTCCACGCAGCCTGTACGTGATCCTGCCCTATGTTCTGGCAACCTTTGTCTGTGCGGCGCTGGGGCGCTCGGCACTGGCCGGCGCGGGGGGCGGGCTGGTCTTCCTGGCCCTCGACGTGGGCGCCGGTTCACTCAGTTCCCTGGGCCTGGTCAGCGACGCAGTGCGGTTCGTCGTGAACCTGATGCTCCAGCCGAACATCAACCGCCTGGTGGTGGAGAATGCGGCGCTGTTCGGGCTGGATCCCACGGTGCTGGCGAGCGGGCTGGACCTGGCGACGCTGCCCTCGCTCACCCAGGCCACGCTGGTAGTGGCGGCCTACTGCGCCCTTTTCGGCTATGGCGCCTGGCGCCTGCTGGCTCGCCGGGATATCACCGGGGCGGGATGAGTGGACGGTGGAGATGTGGAGGTGTAGAGGTGTGGAGGTGAGAAGACAGCTCCACACCTCCACACCTCCACACCTCTACACCTCCACACCCCCACACGACCTCTGGAGGCGCTCGAGCTCCTGGCGCAACTCGATCACCTGGCGGCGCATCTGGAGGATGACCTCGACGCCGGCCAGATTCACCCCCAGGTCATCAACCAGGCGCTTGATGAAACGGATCTGTTCAACATCGGCGTCACTATACCGGCGGATGTTCCCCTTGCTGCGAGCAGGGCGCACCAACCCCCGGCGTTCGTACATTCGCAGGCTCTGTTCGTGCATACCGGTGAGTCGCGCCGCCACTTTAATCGTGTAGGTGCGCTCAGGGTTGCTCATACCAGTTGGCCCTCCGTGATACGCCGCAGTTCCTCAAAGAGCGCGCGTTCGCGCGGGGTCAGGCGGGTCGGCAGCACGGCGTTGACGGTCACATACAGATCGCCGCGCTGATGGGCATGATGCATGCGGGGCATGCCCTGGCCGCTGAGGCGGAAGGTGCGCCCATTCTGGGTCTGTTCGGGGATGTTGAGGTTGATCGTCTTGCCCGCGAGGGTGGGCACGGCCACCTGGCCGCCAAGCAGCAGGGTGTAGAGCGGCGCCTCGACGCGGGTATACAGATCGGCGCCCTTGCGTTCAAAGCGCGGATGCGGTTGTACCCGGACGACCAGGTAGAGGTCGCCGCGTTTGCCGCCATGCAACCCCGGGGCGCCCTCACCGGGCACGCGCACGCGGTTGCCGCTGTCAATACCGGCGGGGATCTTCACCGTGATGGTGCGGGGCGTACCGTTAGGGTTCGAGAACTGCAGGGTGCGCTGGGTGCCGGTGAAGGCCTCATCGAGGGTGATCTCGACCGGCTGCTCGATATCCTGACCGTCTATACGCATATTAAAGCCGCCCGCGCGCCCCGCGCGCCCGCCAAACAGGGTTTCAAACAGGTCGGCAAAGTCGGCGCTGCTGAAATCAATGCCGGGGCCAGCCTGTTCATAGCGTCGCCAGTCGCTGCCGAAGCGATCGTACTTCTCGCGCTTCTCCTTGTCGGAGAGCACCTCATAGGCTTCGTTGATCTCTTTGAAGCGGGCTTCGGCCTTCTTGTCGCCAGGGTTGATATCGGGGTGGTACATGCGCGCAAGCCTGCGGTAGGCCTGCTTGATCTCCTGTTCGCTGGCATTGCGACTCACCCCGAGCACCTGGTAGTAGTCTTTCATCGCTTTCTCACGGCCTGAAATAGATACCAACATGCCCATGCCGCGGCACGCGGCTGCTTCTCCCGATTGTAGAGACTTGACAGGACAATTGTCAAGGTTGTAGCGTTAGAGGAGTGTTAGATGCCTCGGAAGCAGCCTGTGGCGCAAAAAACCCCGTGTCTGCACCAGACACGGGGCAAGGTAGAGCAGAAAACCAGCTTCAAGCCACCTGTGCATCCCACTGCGGCGAGCGGCGGTAGGGCGCGTAGCTGGCAAGCTGGCGAATGAACTGTTGCAACTGTTCACGATCCAGAGGATCGTCATAGTTGCGCACCAGGCGCCGAATCACTTCGACCAGCTCCTCGCGCGGGGCATAGCGATAGACCGGCTCGCCGTGGGCCGTGGCGGCCCGCAGCAAGATGCCGTCGTCATAGAGTTCGTGCAGAGCCTGCGAAACGCTCCAGATATCACGACACAGTCGGTCGGTGATAGCCCCGGGCGTGGCTTCCATCCGCGGGTTCTCATGAAACAACAAGAGCAGATGAAGCTTCACGGGCGTGTCGATTGCCTGCTCCAACAGCCGTTGAACCTCTGGGTCTATCATCGACCTGCCTCCTTCCACGTCCGGATCGGCGTTGATCACCGCTGGGCGACGGAATTACACCTTTCGCACGCGCAGGCGTTATGCCGTCTGCTCCGGCGGAACCTGCGCCGTGGGAGAACCTAACCGGGAGGATAGGTAACGTGCAAGACCATTGCAGAGTGGTGACAACTTGGTGAAGATTATACCCGATCAGTCTGCGCCTTGCCAGGGGGGTTTTACTTAATGTTTCATACACCGTGGTTATTTGTTATCCACAGTTTAAGTGCGGATTCATCCAGCCCGGGCCGAGAGGCCGGATTGATGCGATGCCGGCCTGGTGGCGCGCGGCTGCCGTTTCGTCGCCGCGCGCATCACGTATAATGAAAAATAAGGACGTAACAGGATTGTGGGGGATGCGAAGAGCGCTTGCTTCGGCGAGTTCGGGCTACGCCTCTTTCTGCCTCTGGTAATGGCGATCGTTCTCACCCTCCCCCAGGCCGCCCCCCGCCTGCGTTGGAGCGGGAGGAGGCGCCGAGCATAGCGAGGCGGGAGAGGGTGAAGACCCAATCAGAGGGCGCAACGCTCCCGGACCCTCCCGCATATGGCCTGTGTTCACTTCAGGAAGGAGAAGCAGACGATGAAGGTTCGCGTCGCGGTGCTGGGCGCCACGGGAACGGTCGGCCAGCGATTCATTCAGTTGCTCGACGGACACCCCTGGTTCGAGGTGACGGCCCTTACCGGCAGCGAGCGGAGCGCTGGACGCCCCTACGCCGAAGTCACGCGCTGGATGCTCGATACGCCGATTCCCGAGCGGCTGCGGGACATGCCCGTGTTGAGCGAAGACGCGGCGCTGGACACCCCGCTGGTCTTCTCCGCGCTGCCCGGCAAAACCGCTCGCCCGATCGAGGAGCGCCTGGCCGCTGCCGGCCACGTGGTCTGCACCAATGCCTCCGACCTGCGCATGGATCCCGACGTGCCGCTGCTGATCCCCGAAGTCAATCCCGACCATCTGGAACTGATCAGCGTGCAGCGGCGGCGCCGGGGGTGGGCGGGGGCGATCATTGCCAATCCGAACTGCACCGCGACCGGCCCGACCATGACCCTGCGCCCGCTCCTCGATGCCTTCGGGGTGACGAAGGTGCTGCTGGTGAGCATGCAGGCGCTCTCCGGCGCAGGCTACCCGGGGGTGCCCTCCTACGACCTGATGGAGAACATCATCCCCTACATCAGCGGCGAGGAGCCAAAAGTCGAGACCGAGCCGCAGAAAATGCTTGGCACGCTCCGCGACGGGGCGGTAGAGATGGCGCCGATAACCTTCTCAGCCCACTGTAACCGGGTGCCGGTGCTGGAGGGGCACCTCGAGTGTCTCTCCATCGCGTTTGCCCGCCGCCCCCCTCTCGATGAGATCATTGCCGCGCTGCGCGATTTCCGGGCGCTGCCGCAGGAACTCAACCTGCCCTCGGCCCCGCCGCAGCCAATCATTGTGCGCGATGAACCCGACCGGCCCCAGCCGCGCCGCGACCGCGACGCCGGGCGGGGTATGAGCACAGTCGTCGGACGCATCCGCGAGTGCCCGGTGCTGGACTACAAGTTGCTCTGTCTGAGCCACAACACCATCCGCGGCGCCGCGGGCGGCTCCGTGCTGAATGCGGAGTTGATGTACGCCCAGGGTCTTCTAGGATAAGGCGCGGTTCGCAGGAGCCTTGCCGGTTCCTGCGTTCGCCTCCTCCCAGCTTCCCTCCGCTGGGTGGAGACGCCCGCTTTCCTCCCTGGGCGGGGAAGGGTCATGAGGGACGAATCCGCGTATCTTAATACGGTCCTGGGAGGGCTGCGCCCTCCCAGACCCTGCCGAACCTATGTACGCCACCATTGCCGACCTGACCGGGGACGCCGTCATCTACCGCGACCTGCAGCCGTGCGACCCCTCATTGCCGCGTCTCGACGAGCTGCGTGCGCGTCTGGGCCTGGCCGCTGGCCCGCCGCCTCGCAAGCGCGACGCCGCCTATGCCCGCATCGTGCGGGCGCTCGCCGATACGCTGCAGGCGGCGCGCGGCAGCGGGCCGCTTGCGGCCCTGGCGGTCATCGGCGACACCGACAATGACCGCTTGCTTGCCGAGCATCTCCGCCAAACCAGCCCGCTTCCCGCGTATGCCTTCATTGGTGAGGACCGGCCTGTCGCCCCGGAGAGCCTGGTCTGGTACGGTGACACCGCTACCGCCACCCGCTGGAGCCTCATCCACACCTGGGCCGCCGAGCTGGACTGGCGCGGGGTGGACTGGGCGCGCACCGCCGTGCTGATTGACATTGACAAGACGCTGCTCGGCCCGCGGGGGCGCTCGGACGGAGCTATTGACGAGGCGCGCGCCGAAGGCGCCCTGGCCGTCGCCACGCGTCTGGTTCCTGATCTCGACGTGGCGCTGTTCCGGCGCGCCTACGCCGAATTGTGCCGGCGCGCGTGGCATCCGTTCACCCTTGACAACCAGGACTACGTCGTGGCCACGGCCCTGTTGATCACGACAGGCGCCATGTCCCTGGACGAGGTGCGCGCCCGCTTCGAGGAGGGCAGCCTGGGAGACTTCGCCGCCTTCCTCGCCCTTGTCGAGCCGACCGTGCATCCCGCTCTGGCCTCCCTGCACGCCGAACTCCGCGCCCTGGCGGCCCGGGGCGATCCAACGCCCTTCAAAGCCTTTCGCCGGGCCGAACTGACGGCTACGCTCGCGCGCATGGCCGATGGGCGATTGACCCTCTGCGGCGACGTCTATCACCTCTGCTGGAACCTGGCGCAGCGGGGCGCCCT
This DNA window, taken from Chloroflexaceae bacterium, encodes the following:
- a CDS encoding WD40 repeat domain-containing protein; translated protein: MIRVDDPDALVAGTLAFSPDGRYLAVTAAPLGVWLLDAERQEVVQALQRGPSESLAFSPDGGLLTVGGATIRTCAAGAWRLVHEQTFKESRTIIPDPDGDLSRHRGMVVAISPDGRWLADIGLSQVQIWTVEG
- a CDS encoding DUF86 domain-containing protein, producing MLPATVASLLAAEERITFALLLGSFARGQAGPLSDVDIGIYVSRPLDLPEPGRLTVASRHNLDAPASYAECVDLLSCAEYLDEELAGAVASMVGLRNLLVREYVRVDPERLYALLSRLDDFRRFIAQIQPYV
- a CDS encoding DUF2309 domain-containing protein, which encodes MLKLVDTAQIDYVAPSVLEDVLAVCRRIPPLWDLENYVAVNPFLGFAGQPIDEAARQIRDGLGARVLPDIAYYRERWRAGAFTMADLELAAQRADQDPALLAAILDGAAPPPLRRAGVVLTFAERYDRVHGTHWNERAIRYAAAWCAAQIPADGPAWGRAPQPAGLYASWREAAQVDRSLEIRGLRGWRAWVAQLPADPLAAIESVLADLQVSPEERQAYLYRLLGGIFGWASYLRREVWAAGDNEAGPVLDLLAIRVCTDAALARMEPRTADHAIAPTDAPSIEDESVRVIFQEALENGYTRRLLGALQPPPAPPETRPAVQAVFCIDVRSEILRRHLEARSSAIETLGFAGFFAVFLDWQTPAGSSARCPVLLKPAVHIRAQAPAPVWEGRSALKKLTTAPSSAFAFVETLGLGYAVGLIGDALTRLTAPREDEGQVPFILDSDGVSGLTVEQRCDMAALILKNMGLRQRYGRLVLLAGHEGCSENNPHQAGLDCGACGGHGGALNARIAAAVLNDPQVRARLPERGFAVPEDTYFVAGVHDTSTDEVRLLDTDRLPASHQSDLQQLRAWLSEAAVATRLERARALGIAQGDPELVSRQIRRRARDWSEVRPEWALARNAAFIAARRARTRGVCLEGRAFLHEYDWTTDPDNSILTLILTAPVVVASWINLQYFGSTVDNAHFGCGTKTIHNRVGTLGVVLGNGGDLRTGLALQSVQGPDGRWYHEPLRLQVLVEAPRERIEAVMQQHAVVRDLVENGWLRLFALDPEGTGAARWVPGVGWEA
- a CDS encoding ABC transporter ATP-binding protein, with protein sequence MSTESAIETENLTKRYGARLAVDGLSLRVARGEIFGLLGPNGAGKTTTIAMLLGLVRPSAGRALVLGHDVQADPVSALRRVGAMIETPAFYPYLSGYDNLRVLAHTGGLPAERIGAALQAVELTDRARDRVRVYSQGMRQRLAIAAALLPDPELIILDEPTNGLDPAGTAEIRALIRRLAAGGRTIVLCSHILSEVEQLCGRVAILKAGRLAAEGAVADLLRRERGLRLRVEGDPDRAAALLAALPWVRAVERENGALLVDAPVERAAELNTYLTRAGVLVAEIGVHTSNLEQFFLEVTSDT
- a CDS encoding ABC transporter permease subunit, with product MLRNLFAAEWLKLRKRPLAWVLLAAFLALLTLNLGLWALVIALQEGALSGGRVRVEVLNPAQTAQIERQLSFPGVFGAVLGQMNSVGGILAVILAAGALGSDFGWGTLRAQLIRSPARGLYLLAKLLALLLALVCGILAGLAVGCLIAAAASAALGLSSSLGGRDLLALGVGIPRSLYVILPYVLATFVCAALGRSALAGAGGGLVFLALDVGAGSLSSLGLVSDAVRFVVNLMLQPNINRLVVENAALFGLDPTVLASGLDLATLPSLTQATLVVAAYCALFGYGAWRLLARRDITGAG
- a CDS encoding helix-turn-helix transcriptional regulator, whose translation is MSNPERTYTIKVAARLTGMHEQSLRMYERRGLVRPARSKGNIRRYSDADVEQIRFIKRLVDDLGVNLAGVEVILQMRRQVIELRQELERLQRSCGGVEV
- a CDS encoding J domain-containing protein, translated to MKDYYQVLGVSRNASEQEIKQAYRRLARMYHPDINPGDKKAEARFKEINEAYEVLSDKEKREKYDRFGSDWRRYEQAGPGIDFSSADFADLFETLFGGRAGRAGGFNMRIDGQDIEQPVEITLDEAFTGTQRTLQFSNPNGTPRTITVKIPAGIDSGNRVRVPGEGAPGLHGGKRGDLYLVVRVQPHPRFERKGADLYTRVEAPLYTLLLGGQVAVPTLAGKTINLNIPEQTQNGRTFRLSGQGMPRMHHAHQRGDLYVTVNAVLPTRLTPRERALFEELRRITEGQLV
- the asd gene encoding aspartate-semialdehyde dehydrogenase; this encodes MKVRVAVLGATGTVGQRFIQLLDGHPWFEVTALTGSERSAGRPYAEVTRWMLDTPIPERLRDMPVLSEDAALDTPLVFSALPGKTARPIEERLAAAGHVVCTNASDLRMDPDVPLLIPEVNPDHLELISVQRRRRGWAGAIIANPNCTATGPTMTLRPLLDAFGVTKVLLVSMQALSGAGYPGVPSYDLMENIIPYISGEEPKVETEPQKMLGTLRDGAVEMAPITFSAHCNRVPVLEGHLECLSIAFARRPPLDEIIAALRDFRALPQELNLPSAPPQPIIVRDEPDRPQPRRDRDAGRGMSTVVGRIRECPVLDYKLLCLSHNTIRGAAGGSVLNAELMYAQGLLG